One Aquarana catesbeiana isolate 2022-GZ linkage group LG06, ASM4218655v1, whole genome shotgun sequence genomic region harbors:
- the GBX2 gene encoding homeobox protein GBX-2: MSAAFQPPLMMMQRPLGSSTAFSIDSLIGNPPQPSPGHFVYTGYPMFMPYRPVVLPPPPPPPPSLSQASLPSSHPHHQIPSLPSGFCSSLAQGMALTSTLMATLPGSFSASPHHQEAARKFGSQSLQGGYDKSDGGQSDGEDTAKTYVTKEGTLLPFSASEASLGVVRGQGKQDPGKDDDVKGKEDTYLMDSDLDYSSDDNISCQTAHKEDDTPEESPQNPNPSSNNTSTGKNRRRRTAFTSEQLLELEKEFHCKKYLSLTERSQIAHALKLSEVQVKIWFQNRRAKWKRVKAGNANSKTGEPSRNPKIVVPIPVHVSRFAIRSQHQQLEQGRP, encoded by the exons ATGAGTGCAGCCTTCCAGCCTCCTCTCATGATGATGCAGCGTCCCCTGGGCAGCAGTACAGCCTTCAGTATAGACTCTCTGATAGGGAATCCCCCCCAGCCCAGTCCTGGGCACTTCGTCTACACTGGCTACCCCATGTTCATGCCATACAGGCCTGTGGTcctaccaccccctccccctccacctcctTCCTTGTCCCAGGCTTCCCTTCCCTCTAGTCATCCCCACCATCAGATCCCCAGCCTGCCCAGCGGATTCTGCTCCAGCCTGGCCCAGGGCATGGCACTCACCTCCACCCTCATGGCCACCCTGCCAGGCAGCTTCTCCGCCTCCCCCCATCACCAAGAGGCGGCCAGGAAGTTTGGAAGTCAGAGCCTCCAAGGAGGGTACGACAAGAGCGATGGGGGCCAATCGGATGGAGAGGACACTGCCAAAACTTATGTCACCAAAGAGGGAACCTTATTGCCTTTTTCTGCTTCAGAAGCCTCTCTAG GTGTTGTCCGGGGACAAGGGAAGCAAGACCCGGGGAAAGATGACGATGTGAAGGGGAAGGAGGACACCTACCTGATGGACAGTGACCTGGACTACAGTTCCGATGACAACATCTCCTGCCAGACGGCCCACAAAGAGGATGACACCCCGGAGGAGAGCCCCCAGAACCCCAACCCTTCCAGTAACAACACCTCCACCGGGAAGAACCGGAGGCGGAGGACGGCGTTCACCAGCGAGCAGCTCCTGGAACTGGAGAAGGAGTTCCACTGCAAGAAGTACCTGTCCCTCACCGAGCGCTCCCAGATCGCACATGCCCTCAAACTCAGCGAGGTGCAGGTGAAAATCTGGTTCCAGAACCGCAGAGCCAAGTGGAAGAGGGTCAAGGCAGGCAATGCCAACTCCAAAACGGGGGAGCCATCCAGGAACCCCAAAATCGTGGTGCCCATCCCAGTCCATGTCAGCAGGTTCGCCATCAGGAGCCAACACCAGCAGCTGGAGCAGGGTAGACCCTGA